Proteins from a genomic interval of Stenotrophomonas sp. WZN-1:
- a CDS encoding nucleoside hydrolase gives MLKVIFDTDPGVDDALALLYLHKHAQIDLVGVTTTFGNASVESTTHNALYLKQAWGFAAPVARGAEGPLQPEATPEAWPVHIHGHNGLGNHPVPAELDVAADARPAHQLIIDLVRAHPGEVTLVAVGRMTNLALALQQAPDIAGLVRGVVIMGGAFHVNGNITPAAEANIWGDAEAADVVFTATWPVTAIGLDVTTRVEMDRDGLDTLAAIGGADAELVRALSQDYVDFYLQAGHKGMVVHDCCACIALTRPELFQFERASVRVATDGVARGMTIPKPEGLAFGPSVWDGHVVQSIAIGVDAAAVLADIEQTLKV, from the coding sequence ATGCTGAAAGTCATTTTCGATACCGACCCGGGCGTCGACGACGCCCTGGCCCTGCTGTACCTGCACAAGCACGCCCAGATCGACCTGGTCGGCGTCACCACCACCTTCGGCAATGCCTCGGTGGAATCGACCACGCACAACGCGCTGTACCTGAAGCAGGCCTGGGGCTTTGCCGCCCCGGTCGCGCGCGGTGCCGAAGGCCCGCTGCAACCGGAAGCCACTCCGGAAGCCTGGCCGGTGCACATCCACGGCCACAACGGGCTGGGCAATCACCCGGTGCCGGCCGAACTGGACGTGGCCGCCGACGCGCGCCCGGCCCACCAGCTGATCATCGACCTGGTCCGCGCCCATCCGGGCGAAGTGACCCTGGTCGCAGTCGGTCGAATGACCAACCTGGCCCTGGCCCTGCAGCAGGCCCCGGACATCGCCGGCCTGGTGCGCGGCGTGGTGATCATGGGCGGCGCCTTCCACGTCAACGGCAACATCACCCCGGCCGCCGAGGCCAATATCTGGGGCGATGCAGAAGCCGCCGACGTGGTATTCACCGCCACCTGGCCGGTCACCGCGATCGGCCTGGACGTGACCACCCGCGTGGAAATGGACCGTGACGGCCTGGACACGCTGGCTGCGATCGGCGGCGCCGATGCCGAGCTGGTGCGTGCGCTGTCGCAGGATTACGTCGACTTCTACCTGCAGGCCGGCCACAAGGGCATGGTCGTGCACGACTGCTGCGCCTGCATCGCGCTGACCCGCCCGGAACTGTTCCAGTTCGAGCGCGCCAGCGTGCGCGTGGCCACCGACGGCGTTGCCCGCGGCATGACGATTCCCAAGCCGGAAGGCCTGGCGTTCGGCCCCAGCGTGTGGGACGGCCACGTGGTGCAGTCGATTGCCATTGGCGTGGATGCGGCCGCGGTACTGGCCGACATCGAGCAGACCCTGAAGGTCTGA